AATGAAGCTGGCCCCGTCAAAGCCAGGGCTGTGGGCTTCGGGAACTGGGGGGCTCCCTGCAGGGTGCAGGTCATAGCGGGTCACTGTGGACCAGGATCCCAACCCCACCCCGATAACCGGCGCAGGCCTCCTGGAGGCCCCAGTCCTCACAATGGGAGCCTCAAGCAGCAGGCTCAGAAGTTCGGCccaatctgtaccccaatgttcatagcagcaatggtcacagccgccaaactgtggaaagagccaaggtgcccttcaacagatgaacggataaagaagatatggtccatatgtacaatggaatattatgcctccatcagaaaggatgaatacccaacttttgtatcaacatggacgggactggaggagattatgctgagtgaaataagtcaagcagagagagtcaattatatgatttcacttacttacagagcataaggaataacacgaaggacattaggagaaggaaaggagaagtgaattgggggaaatcggagggggagatgaagcatgagacactgtggactctgagaagcaaactgagggttttggaggggagggaaactaggggatgggtgagccttgtgatgggtattaaggagggcacagattgcatggagcacagggtgtggtgcataaacaatgaatcttggaacactgaaaaaattaaattaaattaaaaaaaagaaaaagtttggccCAGATCCTGTGGCCAGCTGGGAAGTGCCCGGTGGGAGGGACAGTGCCTGGCTagtggcgggggcaggggtggggggcgcttGGCTCCAGCCCTGGCTCTGCTGCAGTTGCTCTGTGGCTTGATGTCTTTTTACATCCTCTCTGGGCTCAGGACGGCAAGGTCCTGAGAGCAATGAGCTCCCTTCTAGCCTCCCTATCCCACTCTGGCCGGGTGAGGTAAGGATGGACCCAGAAGCTGGGCCTCCAGACCCCTTTGGCTCAGAGTTTCTTTTGGCCTTGGTTCTCAGGGTTCAAAGCCAAAATGCAGATAATACTGTCCCTTTTCAATACTCCTAAGTCCTGACACCCTGGAGTCACCCGATGTCAGAGCCCTTACAGAAGGAAGAAGTGGGGGCCCAGGCCCTACCAAGCGCATAAATGGAGACTAGGTGATGTGATGtacatcagagggagaagctgggttCTGAGGACTAGACCCGCCCAAAGTCACCTCACAGTTAAGACAGAGCCAGTCACACAGTGTCCTCTAAACATTAAAcatttctgctcctcccccccaccccgcccccgccgcccagGCCCATCTTAGCGCCCAGTTGCcaggctgtctgggtggctcccaCCTGTGCCACGTTAGCCATCAACTCCCACTAGGGATTCGATTTCAGGCCCTAGGCCAGGTGCCAGGGCAGGGCTGGTGGCAGAAGGTGATTCTGGGGCAGTGGAGAGGGGCCCAGCTGGGAGCTGGGTGCACCTCTTGGTGGGTATAGCTTGTGTAAGGGGTCGGAGAATATGAAGGGCAAACGGTGGTCCCAGCTACACCACAGGGAGCCCCAGAGAAGGACACTGGGGGAAAAGtaggagagggaagaaatgagCTGCCCAAGACCGATCTAGGGCTCAGCCAGAAGGAGCTGAGTCATCAATAATTCAGCCTCCAAGATCAAGTTTCTGGCTTTAATTAACCAAAGCCTCTGCAGTCATCCCTATCAAGCCTGGTGACCTCTGGGCCCTGAGGGGCAGTGGGAACCAAGGGGCAGAGTTCTTGCTTCTGctctgccaggagcctgctttgTGAGGTAGTCACTGAACTACACCTCCCTGGTGGCCTGAGCCAGCCACAAATGCTTCAGCACCAAGGGCAGGTCCTGAGAGGGTCAGCCTGAGCTCCCAGAACTGGTCCGGGGAGAGGGACAGGAACCATcacttcctcatctctttctaTGCATCAGACACTGAACTAGGCTCTCTACACCTGCTTGTAAAATCCTAGCCGCAATTCTGTGAGGTATTACCCAacccactttacagatgtggGAACAGTCTCAGCAGGAGAAGTCACAGGGCTGAGGTCACAGGGCATGTCAGCGCCTGAGGCCAGCTGTCTTTGCTGGCCCCTCTAGTCCTTCCACCGCTCCCATCCTCCCGGGTAGCACCTACCTGTCGTGACTGTCTTTGGTTCATAGGTGGGGTAGTGGTGGGCAGCTGGAAAGACAGGGAATCCATACTAAAtcacctctcccactccctgacTCCCGCCAAGAACCCAATCCAGGCCAACAGCTGGACTTCTGACTCACATCAGGACCCTGTTCCAGATCCAGGTCCAGCTAACATACTTTCAAGCCTCAGTTCATACAGTTCCTTCCACCAGATGTgccctctctccatttcttttaagGGTCATCTTTGATGacacctcctccagaaagccctccCTCCATTCTCTTCTGAAATTCGGATTCTGAAGTCCTCACTGATTTAAATTAGATGAGCTAGCTTCTCCAGCCCCTCCACACATCTGTCCTGGATCCTTTGGCTATGCcaatttttaaatggggaaatacgccagagaggggaaggaactTCTCAATGAGCTAAAGGAAGAACTGAAAGTGGACCCAGGTGTTCGTGAGCATAGTCTGCTCCCCGAGAGCAGCCGGTTCCTTCCTGGAGGGAAGGCTCTGTCTGGGGACACCTCAGCCCCCTCTCTCCAACTCAGCTTAGGTCAGCAGGAGTCCCCTTACCTGGACATGACTCCGAGCGGTTATAGACAGAGCAACCTTCCTTGGCCACCTCAGCTTGGGCCACACAGTGTCCTGGTGGGAGAAGGTATAGGGGAGAGATTTGGGGAGAGGGCCCAAGGCCCTGGGGTTCTGAACTGGGGGCACTCGATTTGGGGAGGGCCCACCTCCATACCTGGCTCCTCAGGCTGGCACTGCTCCCACACGCAGCCGGAGAGATTGTGTGCTTTGTGCCCCTCCACACAATGCTCACAGAGCTTGAGCTGTTTGCAGGCCCCTCGGACAGCTGGCCAGATGTTCATGCGGAGCAGAGCTCCCCGCCCAAAGCCTCGAGCTCCTTTACCTGGGAGTGGGAGCAACTCCTTGAAACTGAGCTGCACCAGCCCTTCCCTGCTACTGTGGTGCTCACCCTTTTGCACACATACACTCACCTGGATCCCCTAAGGCCCACTACATACCTGGAGTTTCCACAAGCACACGGTTGCACacaccccaacctcccccacatTCACCCAGAGTCCCCTCCCTTTGCATACACCCGGGGTTCCCTGATAGATGTGGAGCTCCCTATCCCAGACATACCTGGGGTCCCTTCACTTCCAAACACTTGGAGCCTATTGTATACGGTGCTCCACACATGGTTAGAACCCCCTTCACCCACCGCTTGAGCCCTGAACTCTCTGAAAAGTCCcctccagccccccgccccccagcccagaCCGCTCCAGAACCGGCGGCTGGACGAAGGCAGGTTCCGCCTGCCCCTGCCCGGGCTGGGCCTCCAACAAGACCCTGGTCCGCGTTACCAGCCACAGCGAGCTGGACACACAGGAGAAGGCAGCAGCAGCCGCCACAGAGCGCGACCCGTAAGGCGCGGGGTCCCGGCGCGGCcatgggcggggcggggccgggggtcgGCGGAGAGCGGCTGTGGTGCGTCCCTCCCGGACTCGGTTCGGCTGGGATGTGGGAAGCGAGACCCAGGCAACCTGGGCGTGGCCAGGTGGGCGGGGTCATTCTGGGGCGGGGCAAGGCCCCCAGTCGGGGTGGGGCCCGGTCGTCGGGGGCGGGGTCATGTGGGGGCGTAGGTGGTGGGCGCGGCCTGGCCGAGCCTCGTTCCGCGATCTGGGCGGGGGCTCGGACAAAAGGGGGCGGGATCCAGGTGTGGTAGCAACGCCTGGTCCTGGGAGTCCTCGCCAGCAGCTTCCCGAACTTCGCGGGGTAGTTAGTATCCCTacttcacaggtgaggaaactaaggctcaggaaAGGTGAGTGAGTAGGCGGAGGTCACAGTGCAAAATCTGGATTCGAAGCGAGGTGACTTTCCCGCAGGCTGGACCTTGTTGAGTGAACCCAAATAGGCCCCACGCCCGGGGAATGGTTTCCCCCGGCCGCTGGACTCTGACCGCCCACCTCGCTTCACCCCTTGCACCTTACTCTCTTCTGCCCCTCAGCTTTCCACCACGCCCTCTGACCAAGTTATTGGTCTCATTATTAGTAGGACAATTGGAGGTGTCCACAGACTTCCTTCCGCATCAACTCCTGCCCTGGCACCAGCCTCTTCTTGTTCCTTCCCCCTCTGTATCTTCTCCTCGGGTTCCTTAGAGGGCatctcctcttttttcccccttctctttcatttccactctctttccccttctctgctgcctctcctttccctccttccccctcttcttcctggTGGCCCAATTCCTTCCTGAGACCTATTCCACCTCTCCTGGGACCAATTTGGCCATTCCTCTGCCATTGGCTCTGATCTGAAAGCCATCAGGTCTCCTATCTCCATCTCCAGCCCAGTGTTCCATCCCCAGCTGCCACCTGTAACTAATAATACATAGTTCACACTACTGACCTCTTACTCTTAGTAGAGTATACATTCCATTAAGAGCTTAATTGCAGCTTCTCATCTAATGTCCATGACTACCCTCTAGGCATGGCTTTGTTATTCCCAGTTTGTGGGCTTCAGGAATAAAATctggcacctggcaggctcagtcagaagagcatgtggttcttgattttggggtcatgggtgtagagataactaaaataagaaaataaataaataaactttaaaaaaagaagtaaaatcaccTGCCCACAGGCACATGGTTACAATGAGGGGGGATAGGATGTGAATCCAGGACCCAGTGGGTCCATCTGCTTCCTGGGCACCTTCACCTGAGTGTGTCCCAGACCCCTAAAACTGCCCCATTTCTCTTCCTCAATCACGatacttcctttttccttcaaaacacgtatcagggcacctggatggctcagtgggttaaagcctctgccttcggctcaggtcatgatctcggggtcctgagatggagccccgcattgggctctctgctcggcagggagactgcttcctccctgcctctctgcctacctgtgatctctgtctgtcaaataaataaataaaatcttaaaaaaaaaacacatatcaaATGTGTAATTAATTGCTCTTTTGTATCCTAGGCTGTAATTTCTATGAAAGCAGGAGCCATGTTTATCTTTTTCTGCAGTTAACTCCCTCTACACTTAAGGGCTAAGTAGgtgtttattaaataaacagATTGGATCATGTTGTGACTGAATGTTTGTCCTGTCCTTCTGGTCTGTGAGACCCTCAAGGGGCCCCCTACTTAGaatcattttaagtgttttttttttttttttaaagattttatttatttatttgacagagagagatcacaagtaggcagagaggcagacagagagaggaggaagcaggctccccactgagcagagaacccgatgcgggactcgatcccaggaccctgagatcatgacctaagctgaaggcagtggcttaacccactgagccacccaggcgctcttaaGTGTTTATTTGTAGATTGTCCATCTTTCCCCATCAGAATGGTGCTCTGTGAAATCAAGGATTTTTGTTCATTGCCTTATCCTCTGTCCCTAGAACCATGCCCGGAAAGTAGCACATGCTCAGTAAAACTTTACTGAACATTGAAAATGCAGGGATGTGGGGGTGCTGGGCTGGTTCAGtttgtagagcatgtgacttggtcttcaggttgtgagtttgagacccatgtgTGGCATGGAGTttacttaagaaaagaaagaattaaaagaaagaaaaaagaaaagaaaatgcagggaTGTGGCCAGATCATCTCTCTGTCCATAACACCCACTCAAAGCCCAGGGAACTGTCAGTAAATATCGGGTGAATGAACAAATGGGTCTGTGTTAAGAATGTGTGCACAGACGATGCCCAGATTCTTGGGGGGCTTGAGCAGGGGCTTGTGTGGATATTATCTGTGCCTCAGATACACACCCATCTTCCATGAAGACCTAGGCCCATGGGATTCCCCAAATTGAAGAGGGAACGGTAAGGGAAGAAGTCTTACCTGGAATCGAGCGCTCATAGCCACCTGGTGGTCACCTCGGGAACTACAGGTGTTGTCAGCCCTGGTCAAACTTGACTCCCAGGTGAGTTTAGGATGGAATGGAAGGCACACTGGATTTGCAGATAAACCAGCTTCACGTCCCAGCTCTGCCATATACTGTGTGACTGGGGCCAAGTCCTTCAGCTTCTCTAGGCTTCACCCATGAAATGGGGATACAGGGTTGTTCTAATCCCTGGCATCTGGTCTGGCACCTGGGAGGTGGGAAGGACTGGACAGGGTATCAGTAGTGGGGAGGAAGCAAAGAGatagggcagaggacatgaggagaatagaagaggaagggacaGCCCTTTCTCTAGATAGCGGATCTTTGGGGAAGAGAGACCCAGGTGGCAGTGATGGCCTCCATTGTCCCATTGGCATCGGGCAGTTTTGAAGTATGGAGGGAGCGCCCGTGGGAAAATCCATAGCTTCACTTGAGTCTCTTGGGTGTCTGGGGTTTCTCATGGCTGGAAATATCACTGTACTCTTTTCCTCCCCCGACTGCCTGAGGATCACCTTCCATTTGGAACGACCCTGTGGCTCTCTGGATCAGGAAGTTTTAGCCAACCAACTACTTCAGTGGAAATGTGGTCGTTGATGTTCTTCACAGCGAGAAGGCAACAGTATCTAAGGCAGAACTTTGGGGGAAAACCAGCCAAAATATTATAAGACCATTCCAGATGTCATCTTTATATTTGGAGTCAGAACCCATGTTGACAGTGGCGCAGCAACTGGCTTGGGCGTGATTTACAATTCCTTGGattgtgaaagaaaaatgaacccaaagaCAGCCTTGCAAGACATGGTCAGCTTGAGAAGAAAAAGACCTCAAGAAAAGAGCAAGTAGGACatgagaacagaataaagaatgtCAGGCACCACACAGGCCCTTGCTGGCTCAGGCCAAAAGGACTAAAGACTCTGCAGATGTTTCATGAGAGGATTAATTAACTATgaacatttgtaaaataaaataaaataaaataaaataaagaactattACTGCCACTCAGAATAGCAGAAGATAATCTCTCACATAGTTCTTTCCTGCCAACTTGCCAGCCACCTTCTCCCGACCCAGAGACCAGAGGCGAAGTTGCTGGAACCCAGCTCAGATGGGGAAGAGAGTGGACACCTGAGTTCTGGGGGGCCGATGCCCCTGTATGCTCTCTCTTTTGCGCCCCCCCATCCTGGACACTGGGCATATCAGTACTCTCCACTTTCTCTAGACGCTGCTTTTTACTCCAAGCATCCTGCTGTAATGCTGGGTGCTGTGGTGGCACGGAACAGAACAAAGTCTCtcccctcatggagcttatattctggtGAGGCTGATGtgaggtaaaaaagaaaatacataaataaacacaaatttaggAATGTGAAGCTCTGAGAAATAATAACTCAAGGAAAGAGGGGAGAGCAGGTGGGGTGATTTAGGACAAAGGTTCGGGAAGCCTGTT
This Neovison vison isolate M4711 chromosome 2, ASM_NN_V1, whole genome shotgun sequence DNA region includes the following protein-coding sequences:
- the CD164L2 gene encoding CD164 sialomucin-like 2 protein isoform X2; protein product: MNIWPAVRGACKQLKLCEHCVEGHKAHNLSGCVWEQCQPEEPGHCVAQAEVAKEGCSVYNRSESCPAAHHYPTYEPKTVTTGSPPVPEAHSPGFDGASFIGGVVLVLSLQAAAFFILRFLKAKDSTYQTLI